From one Asterias amurensis chromosome 10, ASM3211899v1 genomic stretch:
- the LOC139942476 gene encoding osmotic avoidance abnormal protein 3-like, with product MAEAVKVIVRCRPMNARENALKCGMVVKMDGGRGYCAIQKPKSKDPPKSFTFDGAYFIDSTTETIYNDIAYPLVDGVLEGYNGTIFAYGQTGCGKSFSMQGITDPATQRGIIPRSFEHIFENIQVTEGVKFLVRASYLEIYNEEIRDLLGKDHRVKLELKEHPDRGVYVKDLSMHIVHNTRECEHIMELGWKNRSTGSTLMNADSSRSHSIFTIHIERCDLDDTGEDHLRAGKLNLVDLAGSERQAKTGATGDRLKEATKINLSLSALGNVISALVDGKSKHIPYRDSKLTRLLQDSLGGNTKTLMVACLSPADNNYDETLSTLRYANRAKNIKNKPKINEDPKDALLRQYQEEINNLKAMLMGQMPIPAGGFEGFGVALGALQIPKAAITDGSTTPQDPSPSTGSLSSEIEAERERIRQEYEAKIAEMSAKYEEEQSNKNKLQQDIEDLKKYYGSRLAEVPEAIKQIAHGGEPSTGTPGDETSALKSGLVDDQGKPTTTQPSVSAARNEQGEPLASLDEAEPSERDEGPSAPMASPTLPRKDKSQGLDQNEALKRLQQLEHEMVGGERATDENLKEKRRKKLKHAEVRKLQLAKAIAKMDDDGIMLNIYSNIEEELKAKNKLLDAEKEKVRGAEIEITDLNSEFEFERIDYLDTIRKQEKQVKMMQQILDKVQPCLRRDCNYYNLDKVKAESSWDEEEGRWKIPELILSREKLPHAGGVMPGGRAPMPGRGGHHAAPQSRRDHSPNAYVNGYPMGGAELPEEDRYLQKLSRSTHDAAVDYFKPKRANQLLGSSSHTHEPNYHIPPVEHQPLKGQSAALSSQKDIHGPPAPSDLHLRRPTRLEALQPGGKTKKGKKKHFNSLEPI from the exons GGAGTGCTTGAGGGCTACAATGGAACCATCTTTGCCTACGGCCAGACAGGATGCGGAAAGTCCTTCAGTATGCAGGGCATCACAGACCCTGCCACACAGAGGGGGATTATTCCAAGGTCATTTGAGCACATCTTTGAGAACATACAG GTGACAGAGGGGGTAAAGTTCCTCGTTCGGGCCTCGTACCTCGAGATCTACAACGAGGAGATAAGAGACCTACTAGGAAAGGATCACCGGGTCAAACTAGAGCTGAAGGAACACCCTGACAGAGGGGTGTATGTCAAAG ATCTATCCATGCACATTGTCCACAACACCCGGGAGTGCGAACACATCATGGAGCTTGGCTGGAAGAATCGCTCCACAGGGTCGACATTGATGAACGCGGACTCGTCTCGTTCTCATTCCATCTTCACCATCCACATTGAGCGCTGTGATCTGGATGACACAGGGGAGGACCACCTGAGGGCCGGCAAACTCAATCTTGTGGATTTGGCCGGTAGTGAGCGGCAAGCAAAGACAg gagcGACGGGCGATCGTCTGAAGGAAGCAACCaagatcaacttgtcactgtccgCTTTGGGCAACGTCATCTCGGCCCTCGTTGACGGCAAATCTAAACACATCCCGTACAGAGACTCGAAACTGACCCGACTGTTGCAGGATTCACTCG GTGGTAACACCAAGACGCTGATGGTAGCGTGTCTCTCCCCGGCCGACAACAACTACGACGAGACCCTTAGCACCCTCCGCTACGCCAACCGCGCCAAGAACATCAAGAACAAGCCCAAGATCAACGAGGACCCGAAGGACGCCCTCTTGAGGCAGTACCAGGAGGAGATTAACAACCTGAAGGCAATGCTGATGGGACAGATGCCGATACCCGCCGGGGGATTCGAAG GCTTTGGGGTTGCATTGG GAGCTCTCCAGATCCCCAAGGCAGCCATCACCGATGGGTCCACCACCCCGCAGGACCCCTCTCCCTCCACCGGCTCTCTCTCCTCCGAAATCGAGGCAGAGAGGGAACGCATCCGGCAGGAGTACGAGGCCAAGATCGCCGAGATGTCGGCCAAGTACGAGGAGGAACAGTCCAACAAGAATAAGCTTCAGCAGGACATCGAGGATCTCAAGAAGTACTATGGGTCACGGCTGGCGGAGGTCCCTGAAGCGATTAAACAGATTG CTCATGGCGGTGAACCGTCAACCGGTACCCCGGGTGATGAAACCAGTGCCTTGAAGTCGGGCCTTGTCGATGACCAAGGGAAACCCACCACCACGCAACCGTCTGTCTCGGCTGCTCGCAACGAACAG GGAGAACCATTAGCCAGTTTAGATGAAGCAGAGCCAAGTGAGAGAGATGAGGGACCTTCAGCTCCAATGGCCTCCCCGACCCTGCCCCGTAAGGACAAGTCACAGGGATTGGACCAAAATGAAGCTCTCAAAAG ACTGCAGCAGCTGGAGCACGAGATGGTTGGCGGCGAGCGGGCCACCGACGAGAACCTGAAGGAGAAACGACGCAAGAAGCTGAAGCACGCCGAGGTGCGCAAGCTGCAGCTGGCCAAGGCCATCGCTAAGATGGACGACGACGGTATCATGCTGAACATCTACAGCAACATTGAAGAGGAGCTCAAGGCTAAGAATAAACTACTGGATGCTGAGAAGGAGAAG GTCCGAGGAGCGGAGATCGAGATCACGGATCTAAACAGCGAGTTTGAGTTCGAGCGGATCGACTATCTAGACACCATCCGCAAGCAGGAGAAGCAGGTGAAGATGATGCAGCAGATATTGGACAAAGTGCAGCCGTGTCTACGACGGGACTGCAACTATTACAACCTGGACAAGGTCAAAGCGGAGAGTAGCTGGGACGAGGAGGAAGGGAG ATGGAAAATCCCCGAGCTCATTCTCTCACGAGAGAAACTCCCCCACGCCGGGGGTGTAATGCCAGGGGGACGCGCCCCTATGCCAGGGCGGGGAGGCCACCATGCTGCCCCCCAGAGCAGGAGGGACCACTCACCAAACGCTTACGTCAACGGGTACCCCATGGGAGGGGCGGAGCTACCGGAGGAAGATCGCTACCTACAA AAACTGAGTCGTTCCACGCATGATGCGGCTGTCGATTACTTTAAACCCAAACGAGCCAATCAGCTGCTTGGTAGCAGTAGCCACACCCACGAACCCAATTACCACATCCCTCCTGTCG AACACCAACCACTGAAGGGCCAATCAGCAGCCTTGTCATCACAAAAGGACATCCACGGTCCCCCCGCCCCCTCAGACCTCCACCTAAGGCGCCCAACCCGCCTCGAGGCTCTGCAACCTGGTGGGAAGACAAAGAAgggcaagaaaaaacacttcaACTCTCTGGAACCTATATGA